The proteins below are encoded in one region of Syntrophotalea carbinolica DSM 2380:
- the rpiB gene encoding ribose 5-phosphate isomerase B — protein MFLIASDHGGLELKEQVKAYLKQRNIEVRDLGTDNGDSVDYPDFGERVGRAISTGEAEKGILICGTGIGMSIVANKFPGVRAALIWDEFTARMSKEHNNANIIVMGGRMLSDDKASQMVGVWLDATFEGGRHQKRLDKIAQIEEDIRSGRL, from the coding sequence ATGTTCCTTATAGCCAGTGATCACGGCGGTCTTGAACTGAAAGAACAGGTCAAGGCATATCTTAAGCAACGTAATATCGAAGTGCGAGACCTAGGAACCGATAACGGTGACTCCGTCGATTACCCCGATTTCGGGGAACGTGTCGGGAGAGCGATTTCCACAGGTGAAGCCGAAAAAGGCATTCTGATTTGCGGTACCGGCATCGGCATGTCGATCGTTGCGAATAAATTCCCCGGTGTCCGCGCAGCCCTGATCTGGGATGAGTTCACCGCGCGTATGTCCAAGGAACACAATAATGCCAATATTATCGTCATGGGCGGGCGTATGCTCTCCGACGACAAGGCCAGCCAGATGGTCGGGGTTTGGCTCGATGCTACCTTTGAGGGTGGACGACACCAGAAACGCCTCGATAAAATAGCGCAAATAGAGGAAGATATCAGATCCGGCCGGCTTTGA
- the glyA gene encoding serine hydroxymethyltransferase encodes MSQTLIQQDPEIAEAIRLETERQEYNLEFIASENFVSEQVMEAQGSIMTNKYAEGYPAKRYYGGCEMVDIAERLAIERAKELFGAEHANVQAHSGSQANMAVYFAACKPGDTVLGMNLAHGGHLTHGSPVNFSGKLFNIVSYGVQKETGYIDYEEVERLALEHKPTLLVVGASAYPRTIDFPAFRKIADKVGAKIMVDMAHIAGLVAAGVHPSPVPYAEFVTTTTHKTLRGPRGGMILCREEFAKTIDSNIFPGIQGGPLMHVIAAKAVSFKEALAPEFKEYSTQVVKNAKVLADALVKRGLNLVSGGTDNHLILVDFTGTETTGKMAEKALEKAGITVNKNSVPFETRSPFVTSGIRLGTPATTTRGLKEAEMERVADWVVRALDNMENDTELAAIKGEVREMCKRFPLYAHLLK; translated from the coding sequence ATGTCTCAGACTCTTATTCAGCAAGATCCCGAAATCGCCGAGGCCATTCGCCTCGAAACCGAGCGCCAGGAATACAATCTGGAATTTATCGCATCGGAAAACTTTGTTTCCGAGCAGGTCATGGAGGCCCAGGGCTCCATCATGACCAATAAATACGCCGAAGGCTATCCTGCAAAACGCTACTACGGCGGCTGCGAAATGGTCGATATTGCCGAGCGTCTCGCCATCGAGCGTGCCAAGGAACTGTTCGGTGCCGAACATGCCAATGTGCAGGCGCATAGTGGATCGCAGGCTAACATGGCTGTCTATTTTGCCGCTTGTAAACCGGGCGACACCGTCCTCGGTATGAACCTTGCCCACGGCGGCCATCTTACCCACGGTTCACCGGTGAATTTCTCCGGTAAACTTTTCAATATCGTTTCCTACGGTGTGCAAAAGGAAACTGGGTACATCGATTATGAAGAGGTTGAACGACTGGCTCTCGAACACAAACCGACTCTGTTGGTTGTTGGTGCAAGCGCCTATCCTCGGACCATCGATTTTCCCGCTTTCCGCAAGATAGCGGATAAGGTCGGCGCCAAGATCATGGTCGATATGGCGCATATCGCGGGTCTGGTTGCGGCCGGAGTACATCCCAGCCCGGTACCTTATGCCGAATTTGTCACCACAACCACGCATAAAACCCTGCGCGGTCCGCGCGGCGGGATGATTCTTTGTCGTGAGGAGTTTGCAAAAACTATCGACAGTAATATTTTCCCCGGCATTCAGGGCGGTCCGTTGATGCACGTTATCGCTGCCAAGGCCGTTTCCTTTAAAGAAGCACTGGCGCCCGAGTTTAAAGAGTATTCGACGCAAGTGGTTAAAAATGCCAAGGTATTGGCCGATGCGCTGGTCAAACGGGGACTCAATCTCGTTTCCGGGGGTACCGACAATCACCTCATCCTGGTCGATTTCACCGGCACTGAAACCACCGGGAAAATGGCCGAGAAAGCCCTTGAGAAAGCGGGTATTACGGTTAATAAAAACTCGGTTCCCTTCGAAACCCGTTCGCCCTTCGTTACCAGCGGTATCCGTCTGGGAACGCCGGCCACCACGACACGCGGGCTCAAGGAAGCCGAAATGGAGCGTGTGGCCGATTGGGTGGTTCGTGCTTTGGATAACATGGAAAATGATACGGAACTTGCCGCTATTAAGGGTGAAGTTCGTGAGATGTGCAAACGGTTCCCCCTGTATGCACATCTTCTGAAATAA
- a CDS encoding deoxycytidylate deaminase, whose product MERPSWEEYFMEIARLVARRSTCLRRQVGAVLVKDKNILATGYNGTPSGLRHCSEVGCLRQLQNVPSGERHELCRGLHAEQNAIIQAAKHGTNISGAILFCTNTPCVICSKMIINAGIRQVVYLDGYPDHLSLDMLAESGVTVSALNDLLADKELSPL is encoded by the coding sequence ATGGAACGCCCGTCCTGGGAAGAATATTTTATGGAAATCGCCCGCCTGGTGGCGCGACGCTCGACGTGTCTGCGCCGCCAGGTGGGAGCGGTTCTGGTCAAGGATAAAAATATCCTTGCTACGGGCTATAACGGTACGCCTTCCGGTCTGCGTCATTGCAGCGAGGTCGGCTGTCTAAGACAATTGCAGAACGTTCCTTCCGGTGAGCGTCATGAACTGTGTCGTGGGCTGCATGCCGAGCAAAACGCCATTATTCAGGCTGCTAAACACGGTACCAATATCAGTGGCGCCATTCTTTTCTGCACCAACACTCCCTGTGTCATCTGCTCCAAAATGATCATCAACGCCGGTATCCGGCAGGTGGTCTACCTTGACGGGTATCCCGATCATCTGTCCCTTGATATGTTGGCTGAATCCGGAGTTACGGTATCCGCACTGAACGATCTGCTTGCCGATAAGGAGCTGTCTCCGTTATGA
- the nrdR gene encoding transcriptional regulator NrdR: MKCPFCGFADTRVIDSRLGKEGNNIRRRRECSQCERRFTTFERVEDMLPLIIKKDARRQPFDRKKVIGGIQRACEKRPVSIATIEKIVDTLERQLQESGEREIESKIIGQAVMDALHDLDQVAYVRFASVYRQFKDINEFMAELKDILAEGGNVRDN; encoded by the coding sequence ATGAAATGTCCATTTTGTGGATTTGCCGATACGCGGGTCATCGATTCGCGTCTCGGTAAAGAGGGCAACAATATCCGTCGGCGGCGAGAATGTTCTCAGTGCGAACGTCGGTTTACGACTTTTGAACGTGTCGAGGACATGTTACCCCTCATCATTAAAAAAGATGCCCGCAGGCAGCCTTTTGATCGTAAGAAGGTCATCGGCGGAATCCAGCGGGCCTGCGAAAAACGCCCGGTTTCCATCGCTACCATAGAAAAGATCGTTGATACTCTGGAGCGCCAGTTGCAGGAATCCGGCGAACGTGAAATCGAGTCCAAAATCATCGGACAGGCTGTCATGGACGCCTTGCACGACCTGGATCAGGTGGCCTATGTACGCTTTGCTTCCGTTTATCGGCAATTCAAGGATATCAACGAGTTTATGGCGGAATTGAAGGATATCCTGGCTGAAGGCGGCAACGTCAGGGATAATTGA
- the ribD gene encoding bifunctional diaminohydroxyphosphoribosylaminopyrimidine deaminase/5-amino-6-(5-phosphoribosylamino)uracil reductase RibD, with amino-acid sequence MENLIENFMRQAIDLARRGEGRTRPNPAVGALIVKDGEIVGRGFHPKAGQPHAEIYALREAGDRARGADMYVTLEPCSHHGRTGPCADAIIEAGLARVYVGTLDPNPQVAGGGIRKLQGAGIEVHCGVLENLCRRIIAPFAKHILTAKPFVVLKSAMTLDGKTATASGHSQWVTSAASRHEVHKLRDRMDGIMVGIGTVLQDDPQLTTRLPDEGGRDPERIVLDSSLRIPEDAAILNLQSSAATLIATTARASKAKIEAIRAAGAEVLVLPESGGRVDLHALMTALGARGLQSILLEGGAELNGAFWRAGLVDRVMMFIAPKIVGGDGGKGVFKGPGVLTMTEATVLEDVRVTHFGDDTLIEGEVVTCSPV; translated from the coding sequence GTGGAAAATCTCATCGAAAATTTTATGCGTCAGGCCATCGATCTGGCGCGGCGGGGCGAAGGGCGTACGCGTCCCAATCCTGCCGTCGGTGCTTTGATCGTCAAGGATGGCGAGATTGTCGGACGCGGTTTTCATCCCAAGGCCGGCCAGCCTCATGCCGAAATTTATGCGTTACGCGAAGCCGGTGATCGTGCCCGTGGCGCCGATATGTATGTCACTCTCGAGCCTTGCAGCCACCATGGGCGAACCGGGCCTTGTGCCGATGCGATTATCGAGGCAGGGCTTGCGCGGGTTTATGTCGGCACCCTCGATCCCAACCCTCAGGTCGCCGGTGGCGGTATACGTAAGTTGCAAGGTGCCGGCATCGAGGTCCATTGCGGTGTTTTGGAAAATTTGTGTCGCCGGATCATCGCTCCCTTCGCCAAACACATTCTTACGGCAAAACCGTTTGTCGTGCTCAAAAGCGCCATGACTCTGGACGGTAAGACGGCCACCGCCAGCGGTCATTCTCAATGGGTTACCAGCGCTGCCAGTCGTCACGAGGTCCATAAGCTGAGGGACCGCATGGACGGTATCATGGTCGGCATCGGCACTGTTTTGCAGGACGACCCGCAACTTACCACCCGATTGCCTGACGAAGGCGGACGCGATCCCGAGCGCATTGTATTGGATTCGTCCTTGCGCATACCCGAAGATGCCGCCATATTAAATCTGCAATCCAGCGCCGCCACCTTGATCGCAACGACCGCACGGGCTTCCAAGGCCAAAATCGAAGCGATCCGTGCTGCCGGCGCGGAAGTACTGGTACTACCCGAAAGCGGTGGTCGTGTGGACTTGCATGCGCTTATGACGGCACTTGGTGCCCGCGGTCTTCAGAGCATCCTTCTTGAGGGGGGGGCTGAACTTAATGGCGCATTCTGGCGCGCCGGTCTGGTCGATCGCGTGATGATGTTCATTGCACCCAAAATTGTCGGTGGCGACGGGGGTAAAGGCGTGTTCAAAGGCCCGGGCGTTTTGACCATGACCGAGGCGACTGTTCTGGAGGATGTTCGCGTAACACACTTTGGAGACGATACCTTGATTGAAGGGGAGGTGGTCACATGTTCACCGGTCTGA
- a CDS encoding riboflavin synthase: MFTGLIEDLGVLKRFQKTAQSGKITVATAIPMAEIVMGESIAVNGVCLTVTDFGNGTFTADVSPESLSRTNLGQLQAGSRVNLERALKLSDRLGGHIVSGHVDALGLVTKRFQDQNAVRFTIEVAESQMRLLVEKGSVTVDGISLTVNSVAERSFGIAVIPHSLSKTTLQWCEPGTQVNIETDILGKYVERLLRPAATDTEQGSISLDFLAKNGFL; this comes from the coding sequence ATGTTCACCGGTCTGATCGAAGATCTTGGCGTTCTGAAACGGTTTCAGAAAACGGCTCAAAGTGGCAAAATTACAGTGGCTACCGCTATTCCCATGGCTGAAATCGTTATGGGTGAAAGCATTGCCGTTAACGGTGTCTGTCTGACCGTTACCGATTTTGGTAACGGTACATTCACTGCGGATGTATCCCCGGAGAGCCTTTCCAGAACCAATCTTGGCCAGTTGCAAGCCGGTAGTCGGGTCAATCTTGAACGGGCGCTAAAGCTTTCCGACAGGCTTGGGGGCCATATTGTCAGCGGGCATGTCGACGCGCTGGGTTTGGTTACGAAACGATTCCAGGATCAGAATGCCGTGCGCTTCACCATTGAGGTTGCCGAGTCGCAGATGCGCTTGTTGGTAGAAAAAGGCTCTGTCACTGTCGATGGTATCAGTTTGACCGTCAATTCGGTTGCCGAGCGGAGTTTCGGTATTGCGGTGATTCCTCATTCTTTGTCCAAAACGACCTTGCAATGGTGTGAGCCCGGCACTCAGGTGAATATCGAAACCGACATTCTGGGGAAATATGTCGAGCGCCTGTTGCGCCCGGCCGCAACCGATACCGAACAGGGGTCCATCAGCCTGGACTTTCTTGCCAAAAACGGGTTTTTATAA
- a CDS encoding bifunctional 3,4-dihydroxy-2-butanone-4-phosphate synthase/GTP cyclohydrolase II, protein MSLDNIEAALEDIRQGRMVILVDDEDRENEGDLTMAAEMVTPEAINFMAKEGRGLICLSLTEERADHLQLPLMVSENSSSFGTAFTVSIEARKGVTTGISAKDRATTIQVAIADESKAHDLARPGHVFPLRAKKGGVLVRAGQTEGSVDLARLAGLKSAGVICEIMNDDGTMARMPELEKFAEKHNLRIVTVADLVSYRMNKETLVRREAETNLPTPYGGDFTAVGYENDVDNAQHLALVKGEIDPEKPVLVRVHSECLTGDVFGSLRCDCGDQLHAAMCQIGKEGSGVIVYMRQEGRGIGLNNKLKAYALQDGGCDTVEANEALGFEDDLRDYGIGAQILADLGVRKIRLMTNNPKKIVGLEGYGLEVVERVAIEMPATCDNLRYLKTKREKMGHLLENL, encoded by the coding sequence ATGAGTTTGGATAATATAGAAGCCGCATTGGAAGATATCCGCCAGGGTCGCATGGTGATCCTTGTCGACGATGAGGATCGCGAAAACGAAGGCGACCTGACCATGGCCGCCGAGATGGTGACTCCCGAGGCGATCAATTTCATGGCCAAGGAAGGGCGTGGCCTTATTTGTCTTTCTCTGACCGAAGAGCGTGCCGACCATTTGCAACTGCCGCTTATGGTCAGTGAGAACTCATCTTCCTTTGGAACGGCTTTTACCGTATCCATCGAGGCACGTAAAGGTGTCACTACCGGAATTTCCGCTAAAGATCGGGCTACGACTATCCAGGTTGCCATTGCCGATGAAAGCAAGGCTCATGACCTGGCCCGTCCGGGGCACGTTTTTCCGCTGCGCGCCAAAAAGGGCGGGGTGTTGGTACGTGCCGGGCAGACCGAAGGATCTGTGGATCTCGCACGGTTGGCGGGTCTCAAATCCGCCGGTGTTATCTGTGAAATCATGAATGATGACGGTACGATGGCGCGTATGCCTGAACTCGAAAAATTTGCCGAAAAACACAACTTGCGCATCGTCACCGTGGCTGATCTGGTGAGTTATCGCATGAACAAGGAAACCTTGGTGCGACGCGAGGCGGAAACCAATTTGCCGACTCCCTACGGGGGGGATTTCACCGCGGTCGGCTATGAAAATGACGTAGACAACGCCCAGCACCTGGCCCTGGTCAAAGGAGAAATCGATCCTGAAAAGCCGGTTCTTGTACGCGTCCATTCCGAATGCCTGACCGGTGACGTTTTCGGTTCTTTGCGCTGTGACTGTGGCGATCAGTTGCATGCCGCCATGTGTCAGATCGGCAAGGAGGGAAGCGGTGTCATCGTCTATATGCGGCAGGAAGGCCGTGGCATCGGTCTGAATAACAAGCTGAAAGCCTACGCGCTTCAGGACGGGGGCTGCGATACGGTCGAGGCCAACGAGGCTCTCGGGTTCGAGGACGACTTGCGCGATTACGGAATCGGTGCCCAGATTTTGGCCGACCTCGGTGTTCGTAAGATCCGCCTGATGACCAATAATCCTAAAAAAATTGTCGGTCTGGAAGGTTATGGCCTCGAGGTGGTGGAGCGCGTGGCCATAGAAATGCCGGCGACCTGCGATAACTTGCGCTATCTTAAAACCAAACGTGAAAAAATGGGGCATCTGCTGGAAAATCTTTAG
- the ribH gene encoding 6,7-dimethyl-8-ribityllumazine synthase, translated as MANIIEGKLNAEGFKFGIIVSRFNSFICDRLVEGALDTLVRHGAADGDIDILRVPGAFEIPVAAQKAAASKRYDALICLGAVIRGSTPHFDYVCAEVSKGVASVSLDSGMPVSFGVITTDSIEQAIERAGTKAGNKGTDAAITAIEMVNLFKVI; from the coding sequence ATGGCCAATATCATTGAAGGTAAACTCAATGCCGAAGGCTTCAAGTTCGGTATTATTGTCAGTCGCTTCAACAGTTTTATTTGTGATCGCCTGGTCGAGGGCGCTCTCGATACACTGGTTCGGCATGGCGCCGCCGATGGGGATATCGACATCCTGCGTGTTCCCGGTGCGTTCGAGATTCCCGTTGCCGCTCAAAAAGCTGCAGCCAGCAAGCGTTACGACGCCTTGATCTGTCTCGGAGCGGTCATTCGTGGCTCCACACCGCATTTCGATTATGTCTGTGCTGAAGTGTCCAAGGGGGTCGCATCGGTATCTCTCGATTCCGGCATGCCTGTGTCTTTCGGCGTTATTACTACCGATAGTATTGAGCAGGCTATAGAGCGCGCCGGTACCAAAGCGGGCAACAAGGGCACCGATGCTGCTATTACGGCCATTGAAATGGTCAATCTGTTTAAGGTGATTTGA
- the nusB gene encoding transcription antitermination factor NusB encodes MASGMRRTGRELAIKIIYSFDGTGSVEALLATFWSNFRFRDDVLGEPLEDSSQAVAEPVREFAEDLVRGVAENLEKIDGLIGEFSTNWSLERMARVDLAILRMATYELLGHLDVPVSVIINEAVEIGKRYGTKETPSFVNGILDRISRTCRPVVAS; translated from the coding sequence ATGGCAAGCGGCATGCGCCGTACAGGGCGCGAACTGGCAATCAAAATAATTTATAGCTTCGATGGCACCGGCAGCGTTGAGGCGCTGTTGGCAACCTTCTGGAGCAACTTCAGATTTCGGGATGATGTGTTGGGTGAACCGCTCGAAGACAGCAGCCAAGCGGTTGCCGAACCGGTGCGCGAGTTTGCCGAGGATCTGGTTCGTGGGGTAGCCGAGAATCTCGAGAAAATCGATGGGTTGATTGGCGAATTCTCCACCAATTGGTCCTTGGAGCGTATGGCACGGGTCGATCTTGCTATTCTGCGTATGGCAACCTATGAGCTTCTAGGCCATCTGGACGTGCCCGTAAGCGTTATCATCAACGAGGCTGTCGAGATCGGTAAGCGTTACGGAACCAAAGAAACGCCATCCTTTGTCAATGGCATCCTCGATCGTATCTCACGCACCTGCAGGCCTGTCGTCGCGTCATGA
- a CDS encoding M17 family peptidase N-terminal domain-containing protein, with product MTRLQVLDRPADTLPGEVAAALFYSDIRPLFGPSALLDWRLNGLLTDQLRKGCAQGRQGEYVLISGNGKMAASWILFAGGGQRRELTPLTLAGLIGSVLEVVHRAGFGRLALALDALEDMVIQDVERIVWDFLDKDRFNNMQVVLAWRGPRG from the coding sequence ATGACGCGACTGCAGGTGCTCGACCGGCCTGCCGATACGCTTCCCGGCGAGGTTGCTGCGGCACTGTTCTACTCGGATATTCGCCCCTTGTTCGGCCCTTCAGCGTTGCTCGATTGGCGTTTGAACGGCCTTTTAACCGACCAATTGCGCAAGGGATGTGCACAGGGTCGTCAAGGCGAATATGTGCTCATCTCAGGCAATGGGAAGATGGCAGCTTCCTGGATTCTTTTCGCCGGGGGTGGGCAACGCCGCGAATTGACCCCGCTTACGTTGGCCGGCCTGATCGGTTCCGTGCTTGAGGTAGTTCACCGGGCCGGTTTCGGACGCCTCGCCCTTGCTCTGGATGCTCTTGAAGATATGGTGATTCAGGACGTCGAGCGTATTGTGTGGGATTTTCTCGACAAAGATCGATTCAACAATATGCAGGTCGTGCTGGCCTGGCGTGGACCGCGAGGCTAG
- a CDS encoding homoserine dehydrogenase, translating to MKEINVGLLGFGTIGAGVIRVFQNNAEVMERRLGARLKLKSVADLDITTDRGVTVEEGVLTTDAMQVLTDPDIDVVIELIGGYEPARTFVLKAIEHGKHVVTANKALLAKHGEEILSAAAAKGVDVMFEASVGGGIPVLSAIKENLCANNFRCVFGILNGTCNYILTRMTNEGADFSSVLKDAQAKGYAEADPTFDVEGVDTAHKLAILVSMCFGTRIDFDDITIEGISNITPLDIQFAKEFGYKIKLLAIGKRENGTVEARVHPTMIPVNYPLADVEGVFNAVRLVGDFVGPVMLYGQGAGMDATASAVMGDVMAIARDQLAGHQARTPAMGYIPDCIADLPIKPMRDIVSQYYLRFTVLDKPGVVAKISGILGNYGIGIASMIQPDRKKSEAVPLVIMTHEATEALISDALADIDKLDTVREPSHFIRIENDME from the coding sequence ATGAAAGAAATTAACGTTGGTCTTCTGGGATTCGGCACCATTGGCGCCGGGGTAATCAGGGTTTTTCAGAACAATGCCGAGGTGATGGAACGCCGCCTTGGTGCACGGCTGAAGCTTAAGAGCGTGGCTGATCTCGATATCACAACCGATCGCGGTGTGACGGTTGAAGAAGGGGTTCTGACCACCGATGCCATGCAGGTGCTTACCGACCCCGATATCGACGTTGTCATCGAGTTGATCGGTGGCTATGAGCCTGCCCGTACCTTTGTTCTCAAAGCCATTGAACATGGCAAACACGTTGTTACCGCAAACAAGGCCTTACTTGCCAAGCACGGCGAAGAGATCCTTTCGGCTGCTGCAGCCAAAGGTGTCGATGTCATGTTCGAAGCTTCGGTAGGCGGTGGTATTCCTGTCTTGTCAGCTATCAAGGAAAATCTTTGTGCCAACAATTTCCGTTGTGTTTTCGGTATTCTTAACGGTACCTGCAATTACATCCTTACCCGTATGACCAATGAAGGCGCCGATTTTTCCAGTGTCCTTAAAGACGCCCAGGCCAAAGGTTACGCCGAGGCGGATCCGACCTTCGACGTGGAAGGGGTGGACACCGCACATAAACTTGCCATCCTCGTCTCCATGTGTTTCGGCACCCGAATCGATTTCGATGATATCACCATCGAAGGGATCAGCAACATAACGCCTCTCGACATCCAGTTCGCCAAAGAGTTCGGCTACAAAATCAAGCTTTTGGCTATCGGGAAGCGTGAAAATGGCACGGTTGAAGCGCGTGTCCATCCGACTATGATACCTGTCAACTACCCCCTGGCTGATGTGGAAGGTGTTTTCAACGCAGTGCGGTTGGTTGGCGATTTTGTCGGGCCTGTCATGCTTTATGGTCAGGGTGCGGGGATGGATGCCACTGCCAGCGCAGTTATGGGCGATGTCATGGCCATTGCTCGAGACCAGCTGGCCGGTCATCAGGCACGCACTCCCGCCATGGGGTATATTCCCGATTGCATTGCAGACCTGCCTATCAAGCCCATGCGGGATATCGTAAGCCAGTACTATCTTCGTTTTACGGTCCTCGACAAGCCTGGTGTGGTCGCGAAAATTTCCGGAATTCTGGGCAACTACGGTATCGGGATCGCGTCCATGATTCAGCCGGATCGCAAAAAGAGCGAGGCGGTTCCGTTGGTCATCATGACCCACGAAGCCACTGAAGCGCTTATCAGCGATGCTCTTGCCGACATCGACAAACTCGATACGGTTCGCGAACCGAGCCACTTCATCCGTATTGAAAACGATATGGAATAG
- a CDS encoding tRNA (cytidine(34)-2'-O)-methyltransferase, which produces MTNKPFHIVLVEPEIPPNTGNIARLCGATGTILHLVGKLGFSLDDRYLKRAGLDYWEVIDVRRWESLQQLEEAFPDGRWWYTSKKAERSHVGADFQPGDFIVFGKETAGLPADLLARNPAHCIRIPIFSPRVRSLNLSTAAGIVLYEALRQTGRLD; this is translated from the coding sequence ATGACGAACAAACCTTTCCATATCGTTCTGGTCGAACCGGAAATCCCCCCGAATACGGGCAACATTGCTCGCCTTTGCGGCGCTACCGGCACAATATTACACCTGGTGGGGAAACTCGGTTTTTCCCTGGATGACAGATACCTAAAACGAGCGGGCCTCGATTATTGGGAGGTGATCGATGTTCGCCGATGGGAATCACTGCAGCAACTTGAAGAAGCCTTCCCTGATGGGCGCTGGTGGTATACGTCGAAAAAAGCCGAACGGTCCCATGTGGGAGCGGATTTTCAACCGGGAGACTTTATCGTTTTCGGCAAGGAAACCGCAGGATTGCCCGCAGATTTATTGGCCCGAAACCCGGCACACTGCATTCGCATACCGATCTTCTCGCCGCGCGTCCGGAGTCTGAACCTTTCCACCGCTGCAGGTATCGTGTTGTATGAGGCGTTACGACAAACCGGCCGCCTTGATTAA
- a CDS encoding O-acetylhomoserine aminocarboxypropyltransferase/cysteine synthase family protein, with the protein MSEESTHRIGTMALHAGQTPDPTTGSRAVPIYQTSSYSFNSSEHAARLFALEEPGNIYTRLMNPTTDVLEKRLAALDGGVGALAVASGTAAIFMAILNLAKAGDNIVSGTYLYGGTFNLFKHTLPRMGITVKFVDTSDPAKIQQAIDENTKAVFTETIGNPKNNIDDFEAIAKVAHDSGVPFILDNTVATPMLFRPIEHGADIVCYSLTKFIGGHGTSLGGAVVDSGNFDWSNGRFPEFTTPDPSYHGLVYHEALGARAFIDKMRVTILRDLGACISPFNSFQLLQGLETLHVRMPRHCQNAMELATYLEHHPQVAWVNYPGLKSHPYHNQALRYLPTGQGAILGFGIKGGIKAGTRFIDNVKLASHLANIGDAKTLVIHPASTTHQQLSAEDQLASGVSPDFIRVSVGIEDIEDIKNDFDKALTLSAEN; encoded by the coding sequence ATGTCCGAAGAATCCACACACCGTATCGGCACCATGGCGCTGCATGCCGGCCAAACCCCCGATCCAACGACCGGATCGCGCGCCGTACCCATTTATCAGACCTCTTCTTACAGCTTTAATTCATCCGAGCATGCAGCCCGTCTGTTTGCCCTGGAAGAACCCGGCAATATCTACACCAGGCTCATGAACCCCACGACCGACGTGCTGGAAAAACGTCTGGCAGCATTGGACGGCGGCGTAGGAGCCCTGGCCGTAGCTTCGGGTACGGCAGCCATCTTCATGGCCATTCTCAACCTGGCCAAAGCCGGCGACAACATCGTATCCGGTACCTATTTGTATGGCGGCACCTTCAATCTCTTCAAGCACACCCTGCCACGCATGGGGATTACGGTCAAGTTCGTCGACACCTCGGATCCGGCAAAAATCCAGCAAGCCATCGACGAAAATACCAAGGCGGTATTCACCGAAACCATCGGCAACCCTAAAAACAACATCGATGATTTCGAGGCCATTGCCAAGGTGGCCCATGACTCGGGGGTGCCTTTCATTCTCGACAACACCGTTGCGACACCGATGTTATTCCGCCCCATCGAACATGGAGCCGACATTGTCTGCTACTCCCTGACCAAATTCATCGGCGGGCACGGCACAAGCCTGGGCGGCGCGGTTGTCGACAGCGGAAACTTCGACTGGAGCAATGGACGTTTCCCCGAATTCACCACCCCGGACCCAAGTTATCATGGTCTGGTGTATCACGAAGCTCTCGGCGCACGGGCCTTTATCGACAAAATGCGGGTCACCATATTGCGAGATCTTGGCGCGTGCATTTCGCCTTTCAACAGTTTTCAGCTTCTACAAGGACTGGAAACCTTGCACGTCCGCATGCCCCGGCACTGCCAGAACGCCATGGAGTTGGCAACCTACCTCGAACACCACCCTCAAGTCGCATGGGTTAATTACCCCGGCTTGAAAAGCCACCCTTATCACAACCAGGCGCTTCGCTACTTGCCCACAGGACAGGGCGCCATTCTCGGCTTCGGTATAAAAGGCGGCATCAAAGCCGGAACCCGTTTTATCGACAACGTGAAACTTGCCAGCCATCTGGCCAATATTGGCGACGCCAAAACGCTTGTCATCCATCCGGCCAGCACCACCCACCAGCAACTTTCCGCTGAGGACCAGCTGGCATCAGGAGTCAGTCCCGACTTCATCCGTGTCTCCGTCGGTATCGAAGATATCGAGGACATAAAAAACGACTTTGACAAAGCCCTCACCTTAAGTGCTGAAAACTAA